CTCGACGAACGTCGGGAGAAGCTTCCGGACCTGCTGCTCGGCGTAGTAGATGTCGCGGAGCGTGTGGAGGAAGAGGTCGTCGAGGGAGGTGATGGCGGACATAGAAGGAAAAGGATGTAGGAGAGGGCAGGAGGCGTACCGGGGCCTGCCATGGCCGTTCCTCCGATCGCGTGACCTCTGCATGAGTCCCGGGGCCGGCGCGAACCCGCCGCGACCCACCCGCGTGCCCGACGCCCCCCTCCCCTCCCCCTCGCATGACCCACTACGACCTCCACGACGTGTCGATGCCCGCGCTCGGCCTCGGCACCTGGCAGATGCGCGGCGCCGAGGCCCGCCGCGCTGTCGAGCACGCCCTCGCGATCGGCTACCGCCACGTCGACACGGCGGCGATGTACGGGAACGAGGCCGAGGTCGGCGCGGCCCTGGCCGCCTCGGGCGTCCCACGGGCCGACGTCTTCCTCACCACGAAGGTGTGGCGCGACCGCGTGGCGCCGTCAAAGCTGGGGGCGTCCGCCGACGAGAGCCTCCGCGCGCTCGGGACCGACTACGTCGACCTCCTCCTGCTCCACTGGCCGAACCCGGAGATCGAGTTGGAGGCCCAGCTCGAGGCGCTCGCGGCCGTGCGCGAGGCGGGCAAGGCGCGGCTCATCGGCGTCTCGAACTACCCCGCCGAGATGCTGCGCGACGCGCTCGAGCTCGTCCCGGACCTCGCCGTCGACCAGGTCGAGTACCACGCGGCGCTCGGTCAGGAGCCGCTGCTCGATCTAATCCGCGAGCGCGGCCTCGTGCTCACGGCCTACAGTCCGCTCGCGCAGGGCGAGCTCCTGCGGAACGAGACGGTCCGCGAGATCGCCGAGGCGCGCGGGGTGGGGCCGGCGCAGGTGGCGTTGGCGTGGCTCCTCGGGCAGGACCGCGTGACCGCCATCCCTAAGGCGTCGTCGGACGCGCACCGCCAGGCGAACCTCGACGCGGCCGAGCTGTCACTCACCGACGACGAGCGCGCCCGCCTCGACGCCCTGCCCAAAGACCGCCGGACCATCGACCCGGCCTGGGGGCCCGACTGGAACCGGTAGCTGGATTCGGAGGGCCGCGGGCCGGAGCTTGCCACCCCCTCACCGCCCGCCCATGTCGTCCCCCCTCTCCCGTCCCGACGTCTGGAACGCCGTCGCCGACGGCTACGCCGAGGACCTCGTCCCGCTCTTCTCGCGCTACGCCGCCGACGCCCTCCGGCTGGCGGGAGTCTCGGCGGGCGACCGCGTGCTCGACGTCGCCGCCGGCCCCGGGACGCTGTCGTTCCTCGCCGTCGAGTGGGGCGCCGAGGTCGTCGCCCTCGACTTTTCCGACGCGATGGTCGCCGCGCTCCGGCGCCGCTCCGAGGCGGAGAGCGTCGCCGTCGAGGTCGTCCCCGGCGACGGGCAGGCGCTCCCGTTCGACGACGGCGCCTTCGACCGGGCGTTCTCGATGTTCGGGCTCATCTTTTTTCCCGACCCCGCCGCCGGCCTCCGGGAGGCCCACCGCGTCCTGCGGCCGATGGGCCGACTGGCGGTGTCGAGTTGGGCCCCGATGGACGGCGTCCCGCTCCTCCAGACGTGCTTCGGCGCGGTCGCCGCACACCTGCCGGATTTCCCATTCGGCGAGGGGCGGGCGCCGTTCGGACAGCCCGAGGAGTTGCAGGACGCCTTCGAGGCCGCCGGTTTCCGCGACGTCGAGGTCCACACCGTGACGCACCGGACGGAGGCGACGTCGGCCGCGTCGTTCTGGGCGACGAACGAACGGAGCTCCGCCCCTCTCGCGCTGATCCGCCAGCACCTCGCGCCCGACGCCTGGGCCGACCTCCGCGAGGACGTGGTCGGAACCATTGAGCGCGACCTCGGCGACGGCCCCTACGCGATGGAATGGCCGGCCCGGATCGCCGTCGGCACGCGGCCCTGAACCGAAACCGCCCGCCTCGACGCCGAGGCGGGCGGACCCGAAAGCGAGACGGAGAGCGCGCTTACGCGCCGGCCGCCGTGATCTGCACCGGCACGCCGACCGTCCCCCAGTGGAGGACCATCGTCGCCGCGTCCTCCGAGACGTCCTCGAACCGGATCTCGAACTGCTCCTGCATGGGGGCGTCGGTCACCGGCTCGGCCATGACGCGGACGCGGTCCTCGGCCTCGTCGTAGCGGAAGGCGCCCCACTGCTCGGCCACGTCGTTGAGGATGACGGTCCACTCGCCGTCGCCGGGGATCGCGAACAGGGCGTAGGTCCCAGCCGGGACGTCCTCGCCGCCGAACGTCACGGCATCGGAGAAAGTGACGGTGGCCGCCTCGTTGGCGCCGGTGCGCCAGACCTCGCCGGCGGGGGCCAGCTCGGCGCCGTCGGTGAAGTAGGCCCGGCCGCGGAGGCTCGGGCGGCCGTACTGGACGAGCACGTCGGTCGTGCCGACGGTCGTGCCGACGTACGCGTTGGGGCTCGGGCGGGCCTCATCAGAGGCGCGCGGCGGGGCGTCCATGAACACGCCGTCGCCGGGCATGTCCGCGCCCATCTCGTCCGTCATGTCGTCCTGCGCACAGGCGGCGGGGACGAGGAGCACCGCGACGAGCGCGGCGAGAAAGGAGAATCGCATGGGGTGGAGGGTGTCGGATTGGGGAGCCGGCGAAGCTACGCGGCTCGCCCGTCTCCCGATCCCTCACGGCCGTGCCCTCCAGAGGCGCCGGTCCCGGTCGCGGGGCGAGTCGGCGAGTCGCCCTCTCCGAACGCGCGGAACGACCCCGCCCGCCTCGACGCCGAGGCGGACGGAGCCGACGCTACCGGACGGCCCGCGCGACCGCCAGCACGTCGGCGAGGACGCCGGCGGCGGTGACCTCGGCGCCCGCCCCCGGGCCCTGGACGACGAGCGGCGAGACGGCGTACCGGTCCGTCGCGATCTCGACGAGGTTGTCGGCCTCGGAGAGGCGGCCGAGCGGCGACTCCGCCGGCACCGCCCGCGCGCCGACGCTCAAGCGGGCGCCGTCGCCCTCCGCCCGGAGCTCGGCGACGTAGCGGAGCCGCTGGCCGGCCCGCTCCGCCTCGGCGGCCCGCTCGGCCCAGGCGGCATCGGCCGCGGCGAGGGCCTCGGCCACGAGCGTGACCGGCACGTGCTTCGCCTCGTCCGGCACGAGGCTCTCGACCTCGACGTCGCTCCGCTCCACCCGGAGCCCCGCCGACCGCGCGAGGATGAGCAGCTTCCGCGCGACGTCCTCGCCCGAGAGGTCGTCGCGGACGTCGGGCTCGGAGTAGCCCTGCTCGTGGGCCCATCGCGCGGCCGTCGAGAACGGCGCGCCCTTCTCGATCTGCCCGAACAGGTACGTCATCGTCCCGGAGAGGACACCCCGCACGGACCGGACGTGATCGCCCGTCGCGACGAGGTCTTCGATGGTGCGGACGACCGGGAGCCCGGCCCCGGCCGTCGTCTCGTAGCGGTAGTGAACGGCGCCGGACGCGCTGAGCTGACGGAGCCGGTCGTACGAACCCTGCGACCGCGTGTTGGCCAGCTTCGACGGCGTGACCACGCTGACGCCCGACGCCAACAGCCCTTCGACGAGGTCGGCGATCTCGGGCGCGCCGGTCGCGTCGACGAACACGGTCGGCGTGCCGGCGGCGTGCGCCGCCAGCCGGTTGACGAGCGCGGGCCAGTCGGGCGGGACCGGCTGGAGCCCGGGGGCGGCCGCGTCGAGCCCGTCGAAGTCGACCACGGACCGCCGACGCGAGCACGCGCCGACGAGCCGGAGCGCGCCGCCGCCGAGGCCGGCGATCTGACGCAGAAGTGCCCCGCCGACGGTGCCGACGCCGGCGACGAAGACGCTCAGCGGTTTGGCAGGCTCGGGGGACGGACAGAGGGCGAGCGAAGACATGAATCGGGGAGGAGAGAACGCACGCCGACGACGTCAGGCCGCGAGGAACCCGGTGTCGGCGAGGAAAGGGCGGACGAGCGCGTCGAGCGCGTCGAAGTCGACGAGAAAGGCGTCGTGGCCGAAGGGCGAGTCGAGCTCGGCGTAGCGGCCGGCGGGTACCAGGTCGGCGAGCGCGCGCGTCTCGGCGGGTGGGTAGAGAACGTCGGATGAGATGCCGACGCAGAGCGCGTCGGCGCGGAGCCGGCCGAGCGCCGTCGCGGCGTCGACGCGCTGCCCCCCGCGCCCGACGTCGTGCGTGTCCATCGCCTCCGTCAGGCGGACGTAGGCGCCGGCGTCGAACCGGCCGGCCAGCTTGGCGCCCTGGTAGCGGAGGTAGCTCTCGACGGCGAAGCGCGGGTCTGTGGGCTCGAAACGCGGTTCGTGCGGCGTCCGGCCGAACCGCTCGGCGTAGAGCTCGGCGCTCCGGTACGTCGTCATGGCCATGGCGCGGGCCGCGGCCAGGCCCGCCTCGGGCGGACTGTCGGCAGGGAAGTCGCCGCCCTGCCAGCGCGGGTCGGCGCGGATCGCCATCCGCTGGGCCTCCGAGATCCCGATCTGCCACGCCCCGTGCTGCGCGCCCATCCCCACGAGGACGAGCCGCCGGACGCGGTCCGGCCCCGCCTCGCGGTCGACGAGCGCCAGCTCCAGCGCCTGCATCCCGCCCATCGACGCGCCGACGGCGAGGGCCACCTCGCGCACGCCAAGGTGGTTGAGGAGCCGCGCGTGGAGCCGGGCCTGGTCGCGGATCGTGACAGACGGGAAACGGCTTCCGAAGCGGCGCCCGTCGGCGTCGAGCGTGCCGGGCCCCGTCGTCCCGTAGCACGAGCCGAGGGCGTTGGCGCACACGACGAACTGGCGCTCGGGGTCGACGAGGCGGCCCGAGCCGACGAGGCCGGGCCACCACGCCGCGGCGTCGGAGTCGCCCGTAAGCGCGTGGCACACGACGGCCGCGTTGGACGCGGCGGCGTCGAGCGCGCCCCACGTCCGGAACGCGACGGTCACGTCGGGCAGGCGCACGCCCGCCTCGGTCGTGAACGGACCGAGGCGGACGGACCGGAGCTCGCCGGCGGCCGGCGGGGCGCTCACCCGACCAGCAGAGGGCATTCGAGGGCGCGTCAGAGGAGTGGAGACAGACATGGGAAGGAGAGTCCGGGGCGGGAATCGAACCCGCGGGTAGCGGTTTTGCAGACCGCCGCGTTTGCCACTTCGCCACCCGGACCGGGGGCCGAACCGACCGTCGCTCGCTCTGGGGCGCCGCCTCACCCGACGGCGCCCCAGAGCCGACCGGTGCCGGCCGGGGCCTAGGCGGTCACGAGTGTCTTGGCAAAGGCCTGCTCGAAGTCGGCGAGGATGTCGTCGATGTGCTCGAGGCCGACCGAGACGCGGACGAGCTCGGGCGTCACGCCGGACTCGCGCTGCTCGCGGTCGGAGAGCTGCTGGTGGGTGGTGGAGGCGGGGTGGATGACGAGCGTCTTGGCATCGCCGACGTTGGCGAGGTGGCTCGCCAGCTCGACGCCCTCGATGAACGCCTGGCCGGCCTCCTTCCCGCCGCGGATGCCGAAGCTCAGGACGGCGCCGAACGTCCCCTCGCGGAAGTAGTGCTTGGCCCGCTCGTGCGAATGGTGGCCCTCCAGGGACGGGTGCCAGACCCACTCGACGGCGTCGTGCGCGTCGAGCCAAGCGGCGAGCTTGTTCGCGTTCTCGGCGTGGCGCTGGGCCCGCAGCGAGAGCGTCTCGACGCCCTGGAGCAGCTGGAACGCGTTGAACGGCGAGAGCGCCGGGCCGAAGTCGCGGAGCGCCTCGACACGCGCCCGGATGATGAACGCGATGTTGCCGAAGTCCGAGTCCGGGTTGAACACGTCCGAGAACACGAGCCCGTGATAGGCCTCGTTCGGCTCGGTGAAGAGCGGGAACTTGCCGTTGCGCCAGTCGAAGTTGCCCGAGTCCACGATCACCCCGCCGATCGACGTGCCGTGCCCGCCGATCCACTTCGTCGCCGAGTGCGTCACGATGTCGACGCCGTGATCGATGGGGCGGACGAAGTAGCCGCCGGCGCCGAACGTGCTGTCGACGACGAGCGGGACGCCCACCTCGTGCGCGGCGTCGGCGAGGCCACGGAAGTCGGGGACCGTGAGGTCGGGGTTGCCGAGCGTCTCGGCGAAGAAGGCCTTCGTGTTCTCGTCGGCGAGGGCCTTGTAGGCCTCGGGCGAGTCGTCGTCGCCCTCGACGAAGCGGGTCTCGATGCCGAGCCGCTTGAGCGAGACCTTGAGGAGGTTGTACGTGCCGCCGTAGAGCTTGCTGCTCGCCACGATGTTGTCGCCGGCCTGGGCGATCGTCGTGAACACGAGCGTGTGCGCGGCCTGACCCGAGGCGACGGCGAGGGCGGCGGCGCCCCCTTCGAGCGCGGCGATCCGCTGCTCGAACACGTCCGTCGTCGGGTTCATAATTCGGGTGTAGATGTTCCCGAACTCCTCAAGCCCGAACAGCTTCGCGGCGTGGCTCGCGTCGTTGAACGTGTACGATGTGGTCTGGTAGATGGGGACGGCCCGGGCGTTCGTCGTCGGGTCGGGCGTCTGCCCAGCGTGGAGCTGGAGCGTGTCGAAGTGGAGGGGGCGGTCGCTCATGGCGGAGGGGGTGTGGGTCTGGAGACCGCGGCGCGGAGGGGAACGCAAAAACCCCCTCCCGGCCGGGCCAGGAGGGGGTTGCGAAGGGGGCTCGTCCGGTGTCTACCGGCGCCCGTGGCGCGACCGCTCCTGGCCTGTGTGGGCCATACAGCACATAATCATCATCCCCATGCAGCGCATGGCGGCCGGAGCGGTGATGATGTGCGAGGAGCGGGTCACGAGAATGTGGGTGTCGACGGGGGGACCGTCTGCGAGACAAGGTGTGGGTCGTTGCGCCGCGAGCGCAAGTCCCTGGAAAACAAAAAGCGCTTCCGGAGTCCTCACGCCCTCATTTTCCCGGTTTCGGCCCTCCCCTCCCCACCGACTCCGCCCGCCTCGGGGAGTCCGAGGGCCGAGTCGCCGAGGCGGGCGATGGAGCAGCTCTAGACGGCGTTGCCCCTAAGACCGGTCTCCCCCCTTCCCGTACGAATGGCGAAAAGGTCAGGCTTCTTCCAACCATGGTAAGCAGTTGGCGATCGAGCGGCTACCAGAACAGCTTCCCGCAGATGCTCTTCAGGGACCACATACGGTTGCCATCTCTCAGACTTCTCTCCGCTCGCGCCGAACAGGAAAAAGTCTAGGTCCCTACGCCCTCCAAGTCGTACCGCTGGGATCACGAGGTAGTGGTACTTGGCATTGTCATAACCAGCCATGACATAGACATCCGCATCCTTCCCGGCCTTACCCTGGAGGTACCTGAAGCATAGGCGCCGCCTGGTTCCATAAGGCGTTTCAGCATCGAAAGCTACCGCATGTTTGATCTCGATCCGGATGTCACCCAGAAGTCCATCCACCTTGTGGTGGCCGGAGGTCTGTTGCGCGCCCAGGAGGTGACAGACGTATGCCTCCGTGAACTGGCTCGACTTCATTACGTCGAATCCCGCGTGCTCCAAGACCAAGCTGCGGAGAGCTTTCAACTCCATGGGGCGAAGACGCTATAGAACAAGAATTGGCCTTGCGGCGCGAGGGTTAAGGGAGATGGTAGTGCCAAGCCACATCGCCTGCCACTCATGAGTCACTCCCGCACTACGAGCCTTTCCCCCGCCTCGGGGAGTCCGCCGACCGAGTCGCCGAGGCGGAGGCGGCTAGACGAACGCCGACAGCCCGGTGACGGCGCGACCCGTGATGAGCACGTTCATCTCGCGGCTCCCCTCGTACGAGTACACGGCCTCGGCGTCCGCGAAGAGGCGGGCGACGTGGTGCTCCAGCAGGATCCCGTTGCCGCCGAGGAGCCCGCGCCCGATGCTCGCCGACTCCCGCATCTTGTCGACGCAGAACACCTTCGCGAGCGAGGCCCGCGCGTGGAGTTGCTTGGGGTCGTCGTAGGTGGCGGCGAGGGCGAGGATGAAGGCCTGCAGCGCGACGGCGTTGCCGAGCATCCGGACGAGCCCTTCCTGCACCAGCTGGAAGCTGGCGATCGGCTTGCCGAACTGGACGCGCTCGGTGCAGTAGCGGTGCGTCTGCTCGTAGAGGCCCATCGCCATCCCGCAGGCCTCCCACGCCACGCCCGCCCGGGCCGTGCCGAGCTGGGCCGAGACGTCGCGGAACGAGTCCACGCCCGGGAGCCGGTTGGCCTCGGGCACCTCGACGTTCTCCAGCCGGATGTCGACGTTCTGGACGGCCCGCTTGGCGATCTTGCCCTGGAGCTTCTCGACGTGGAAGCCGGGCGTGCCCTTCTCGACGAGGAAGCCCTTGACCTCGCCTTCGTGCGTCGACTTCGCCCAGATCACCGTGACGTCGGCGAAGGTGGCGTTGCCGGACCACTTTTTGGCGCCGTTGAGCGTCCACGTGTCGCCGTCGCGCGTGGCCGTGGTCTCCAGCCCGAGCGACGCGTCGGAGCCGTGGGCGGGCTCGGTGAGGGCCCACGAGCCGAACGCCTCCATCCGCTCCAGCGGACCGATCCACCGCTCCTTCTGCTCGTCGCTCCCGAACATCCAGATCGACACCATGCAGAGGCCCCAGCTCACGCCGAGGAACGTGCCGAGCGACGGGTCCACACGCGGGATCTCTAGGCCGACGAGGCCGGCGGCGACGGGGTCGGTGCAGTAGCGCTGCGCCGGGTTCTCGCCGAGCGCCTCACGGAGCGTCGCCGCGAGGGGGTCGACGAGATCGAACGGCATCTCGGCCCGCTCCCAGTAGTCGTTGGCGACCGGCTCGACCTGCTCGACCATGAACCGCCGGACGGTCTTCCGGATGTGCTGCTGGTCGTCGGTCAGGCTCCGCTCGAAGACCTCGTAGAAATCCTCCGGCGGCGGCTTCGGCCCGCGCGTCTTCTTGCTCGCCCCGTTCCCGCCGGCGGTCGCGCTGAGGAGCTTCGCGAGCTTCTCCTCGGGCATCGCGTCCAAAAACCGGAGAACGGTCTCGACGTCGAGCTTCTTGGAGAGGCGCTCGACGAGGGCGTCGTCGATGAGGGTCGTGCTCATGGGATCAGTCGTACAGATTCGAGAGCCGGCCGCGGTCGACGGCGCGCACGGCGGCGTCGCCGCAGGCGCGGACGGTGTGGATCAGGTGCTCGAAGCGGGGGTCTTTCGCGTGGCCGGCCGTCCAGCGTGCGTAGATCTGCTGCGCGATGACGGCCAGCTTGACGAGCCCGTAGACGTAGTAGACCACGGCGTCGCCGACGTCGCGGCCGGTCGCTTCGGCGTAGCGGGCCACGAGGTCGTCGCGCGTCGGGTTGCCGGGCCACCACGTCGGCGAGAGCGCGAGGGCCTTGAGCGCCGGGCTGTCGCCCTGCTCGACCCAGTAGCCGAGCGTCGAGCCGAGGTCCATCAGCGGGTCGCCGACGGTCGCCAGTTCCCAGTCGAGGATCGCACGGACCAGCCCGCCCCCCTCCGCCTCGGTGACTCCGTCGGCCGGCTCCTCGAGGCGGGCGGGGTCGAGGACGAGGTTGTCGTACTTGTAGTCGTTGTGGATGAGGGCAGCGCCGGACTCGCCCGGCTGGTTCGCGTCGAGCCAGACGAAGGCCGCGTCGAGGTCGGGGATCGCGTCCGTCTTCGCCGTCTCGTAGCGCCGCCGCCAGCCCTCGACCTGCCGGCGGACGTAGCCCTCGGGCTTCCCGAAGTGCGCCAGCCCGACCTCTTCGAGGTCGACCGCGTGGAGGCCGGCGAACGTCCGGACGAACGCGTCAGCGACGCGGGTCATGGCACCGGCGTCAATCGGGTCGTCCGTCGTGCGGAGGATGACGCCCTCCACGCGCTCCATCACGTAGAACGGCGCGCCGAGGACGTCGCCGGTCTCCTCGTAGCCGAGGGGCTCGGGGACCGGTACGTGGCCGTGAAGCGCCCCCAGGATCGTGGCCTCGCGGCCCATGTCGTGCCCGTCGGTCACGTTCGCGCCCGGCGGCGGCCGCCGCAGCACGATCTCGCGGTCGCCGACCGTGACGAGGTAGGTCAGGTTCGAGAACCCGCTCGGGAACTGGCGGACGTCGAGGTCGCCGTCGGCGCCGAGCGTGTCGCGGAGCCACGCCGCCAGCGCGTCCCGATCGAGCGGGACGCGGACGTCGGTCGGCTGGTCGAGGGCGGGCATCAGGCGATCAGGCGAGGAGGACCCAGCACGACTCCCCAGCCCGTGTCGTCCTGAGCGAGCGGAGCGAGTCGAAGGATCTCCGGCGAGCAGCACGCCCACGAGGACTCCCGGGCGCCGTGCCCTACGGAGATCCTCCGACTCCGGCCGCTGCGCGGCCTCCGCTCAGGATGACAGAGGAAGAGGATCAGCGCCATCAGGCCGCGGTGATGCCGCCGTCGAGTGGGAGCGCGAGGCCGGTGAGAAACCGCGCGTCGGGGCCGCAGAGGTAGAGGATGGCCGCGGCGATCTCCGCGACCGTCCCCAGCCGACCGACCGGGATCCGCCGTTCGAGCGTGTCGCCCAGCTTCGGGTCGTAGGTCTTGATGTCGTCGACCATCGGCGTGTCGGTGAACACGGGGCAGACGGCGTTGACCGTCACGCCCGTCCGCGCCACCTCCAGCGCCGCGGCCCGCGTGACGCCGACGGCCGCGTGCTTCGAGGCGCAGTACGCCACCGACCCCGCGAACCCGGCGATGCCCGCCACGCTCGCCACGTTGACGACGCTCCCCCGCCCCGCCGGCACCATGTGTCGCAGCGCGTGTTTCGTCCCGTAGAACACGCCGCCGGCGTTGACGGCCAGCGTCTTCTCCCAGTCGTGGTCCGGGTAGTCGGCCGTCGGCGCGCGGAGGCCGCCGACGCCGGCGTTGTTGATCATGGCGTCGATCCGCCCCCAATGCTCGACCGCGCCGTCGACGAGCGCCGCGACCTCGCCGGCGTCCGACACGTCGCAACGCTCGAACACCGCGGCTCCGCCCGCCTCGGCCACGAGGCGGACCGTCTCGGCCCCGCCGCCCTCGTTCACGTCGGCGACGACGACGCGGGCGCCCTCGCGGGCGAACTGCAGCGCCGTCTCGCGGCCGATGCCGCTGGCGGCGCCGGTGACGACGGCGACGGTGTCTTCGAACCGAGGGTCGGGCATGGGATCAGCGCTTGATGGAGTAGCCGCGCGCCTTCAACTCCTCGCGCGCGACCACCGATTTGTGGACTTCGTCGGGCCCGTCGTAGATGCGGGCGGCGCGCTCGTGGCGGGCCCAGAAGGCGATGGGCGTGTCGTCGAGCATCCCCAGCCCGCCGTGGGTCTGGAGCGCCCGGTCGAGCACGCGCTGGAGCACGCCGGCCACGAAAAACTTGATGGCCGAGACCTGGACCCGCGCGGCCTTCTGGCCCTCCACGATGGAGTCCGCCTCGGCGATGCGACGGGCCGTGTCGAGCACGTAGAGCCGGGCCGCGTCGATCTCGGCGCGGCTCTCGGCGATCCACGTCTGGACCATCTCGCGCGTCGCCAGCGACCGGCCGGGCGCCAGCTCGCGCGAGCCGGCGTAGTCGCACATGAGGTCGAACGCGCGCTCGCAGATGCCGAGCCACCGCATGCAGTGGTGGATCCGACCCGGCCCCAGCCGCTCCTGCGCGAGCAGAAAGCCGCCGCCCCGCGGCCCGAGCAGGTTCTCCGCCGGCACGCGGACGCCGGTCAGGCGGATCTCCGAATGGGAAAACCACCCGGCGCCCTCGGCGCCCATCACCGGCAGCTTGCGGACGTGCTGGACGCCGTCGGCGTCGGTCGGCACGATCACCATGGACGCCCGCGCGTAGCGGTTCTCGGCGTCGGGGTCGGTCACGGCCATGACAATGCAGAAGGCCGCGCCGTCGAAGGCCGTCGTGAACCACTTGTGGCCGTCGAGCACCCAGTCGTCGCCCTCCCTTCGCGCCGTCGTGGACATCACGGTCGGGTTCGAGCCGGCGTGCTCGGGCTCCGTCATCCCGAAGCACGAGCGGACGTCGCCGCGGAGGAGCGGCTCCAAGAACAGCCCGCGCTGGCGGCCGTCGGCGTGCGTGAGCAGGAGCTCCATGTTGCCGGCGTCGGGCGCTTGGCAGTTGAAGGCGTAGTGGCCGAGCGGGCTCCGCCCCAGCGCCTCGCTCACGCGGCCGAACCCGTCGAGCCCTAGCCCGAGGCCGCCGTGGTCGGACGACAGGTGCGGGTTCCACAGGCCGAGGTCGCGGACCTGGGCCCGCTTCTCCTCCATCGCCGGAATCAGCGCGTCGAAGTCGCCGGCGAGCAGGAGCCCTTCGAGCGGCACCAGCTCCGCATCGAC
This sequence is a window from Rubrivirga marina. Protein-coding genes within it:
- a CDS encoding acyl-CoA dehydrogenase family protein; the encoded protein is MNNTPSSDSARLDAILDRVHSFVDAELVPLEGLLLAGDFDALIPAMEEKRAQVRDLGLWNPHLSSDHGGLGLGLDGFGRVSEALGRSPLGHYAFNCQAPDAGNMELLLTHADGRQRGLFLEPLLRGDVRSCFGMTEPEHAGSNPTVMSTTARREGDDWVLDGHKWFTTAFDGAAFCIVMAVTDPDAENRYARASMVIVPTDADGVQHVRKLPVMGAEGAGWFSHSEIRLTGVRVPAENLLGPRGGGFLLAQERLGPGRIHHCMRWLGICERAFDLMCDYAGSRELAPGRSLATREMVQTWIAESRAEIDAARLYVLDTARRIAEADSIVEGQKAARVQVSAIKFFVAGVLQRVLDRALQTHGGLGMLDDTPIAFWARHERAARIYDGPDEVHKSVVAREELKARGYSIKR